The following DNA comes from Lynx canadensis isolate LIC74 chromosome B1, mLynCan4.pri.v2, whole genome shotgun sequence.
tgtatatagTGTACATGTATATTTCTAGCAACTTTAGGTCAGTATCCTAGAAGAGTACTTCAAGATCTATAACAATTTTAACAGGGAAGGACTCTTGAAGtatcatttatctatccattATTTGGTATGTGTTATTTAGTTGTATGCCTTGTTATAATTTGAATTATATTAGTTACCATCcctttgattgttttctttaaaaaaatgataatatctaGGGTTGTAGACGAGATCCCTGAGTAGAatttgattatttcatttaaagaaatgataatatCTAGGGTTTCAGATGGGATTCCTGAATAGAATAAGgaatctttttgaaattttatcacaaccactttaacattttttgcGTGAACAGCTTCAGACGGTTGTCTTTGGCCTTTGTAAAACAATTCTTTAGAGTCTGCATTTGTGAAACTACATTCCTTGTCCTTCAACTTAACTGCAGGTCTATAATCATTTACCTCAAATAGACAACAGACAgggaataataacaaaataagggATTTCCTACTAATAACTGTTGACAGAGTGCCAAGAATTGTGGAATTGGAGATCTCATCCTACTTGACGGATAACAAGGTAGCCTGCTAATTTCATGGAAGCTGGCAGAAGACAAGAGAtactgggtcagagacaaaggacttgcTTGCTTATACAGCACAGCAAACAGCATGATCTTCCTATTCAGGTCCCTCCTAGGTCCGGTGAGGGTACAGAGCAGTGGGCTCGGGTGGGCACAGCACACAGTAAGCCTGCATCACAACCGAGGAAACTCAAGCTCAGGAAACCCACGTTTTTATAAGGAGGTTGCAAGCAAATCTGCCTAacatttgccttaaaaaaaaaaaaaaaagagagagattcttTTTATTATGCTGGACAGCAGGCAAACTGCCCCTTGCCTGGGAAAGGGACACTGTCTCAATCAAGGTTTTGCTTTAGAAACATTGAAAAGAATAGTCCAGAACAGAAGCCAGCGCTATGCCTGCCTGAGAGGGTTGTAGTCAGTGCATGTAAAATATCAAAACTCAGAATACTCGTATTATCTTCCTTAATCAGTTTTTGGTAGAATAAAACGACACCACACATAAAATTGTTCAGTATTGTTCAATGCTGAATCAATGCaggctattatttatttatctttttttttttttttaattttttttcaacgtttatttatttttgggacagagagagacagagcatgaacgggggaggggcagagagagagggagacacagaatcggaaacaggctccaggctctgagccatcagcccagagcctgacgcggggctcgaactcgcggaccgcgagatcgtgacctggctgaagtcggatgcttaaccgactgcgccacccaggcgcccctatttatctattttttaatgtttttaaaaaagtttttcttaacatttatttatttatttatttttttgagagacagagacggaacaccagcagggcaggggcagagaggcagacacagaatctgaagcaggctccaggctctgagctgtcggcacagagcccagtgtggggctccaacccacgaactgcgagatcatgacctgagctgaagtcggatgcttcaccaacagAGCCCCCCCACCCGCGAGAGCCCCAATGCAGACTATTATTATATAAGACTCCAGCCCATAGTCACATTCAAGACCTTCAAAACTTGAGCTTTCTTCCTTGTTACTAAAAACAGTAtttgcattttgtttcctttcagacttcaattttttatagcagttttaggttcgcagcaaaactgagcagaaagtacacaAAGTTCTGTTAACAGCCCTTTCCCCACACAGGCCTGGCTTCCCCTACCGTTGCTCGATGTTTCACCCCAACACCTGGGGTTCGTTGTTTCTCTGCTTTGAAGAATGAGGAGGTGGACACTATTAGAGTACaggatcagaaaggaagaagagtagGAACGTTCTCTTTACAAAGCGGGGGCTTTGAAGGTGAGTACTCACAAGTCTAGGCAAGTCCTGGTTTTCTAAGGTCAgcacccccctcccttccctctctttccttctcaggttctacccctATTGGCTTGTCGGTGCTAGGGGCTGGGTTGCCCATTCCTGACTGGCTCGATTCCATTGTATGGGGGCTGGTCTATGGCCATATCATTCCTTGTGGGGCCATGTGTTCTGTGGTCCACTACTTATTTTTAATCAGGTCTTCTGTCAAATTCCTGAGGAGAACCTGTGGGGCAGtgggtggtgtctgttacattctcaAGAGGAACCTTACACCtggggggtttgctgtggtcagacccTCCCAGCGTTGTTCCAACCtaggtgtttttccccaccctgGGACCTCAGGTCCTGACCTTTCCCTCTCAGCCTATTTCGTCCCATCTTTCCCTATTACCGTCAACATTTGCAGCAGGATGGGACATTTGTTACACCTCTGTCACCCAAAGTCCAGTAGTTTCCATGAGGGTCACACTTGGTGTTCTATGTCCTgtaggtttggacaaatgcacAGTGACCCGTGTCCACCACTGTAGTATCATGCGGAGTAGTCTTACTGCCCTGAAAATCCTTTGTTCAGCCTGTtcaccccaccctcctccctaatccctgacaaccactgatcttttttacCGTTCCCATCCTTgtgtcttttctagaatgtcatagtTGGAACCAAACTACACATATAGGCTTCTTAAACACATAAGGGAATTCTTAACAAAGCCATCCATAACCTTCCTCCCCAGCAATGCCTTTAACTTCTTGATTAATTTCTAACTGATATCTTTCTAGGtattttctgtctggttttttttaactccttttgtcttttaaacagTTCATTTGTAGTAAGTTTAATAACCTCCATAAAACTTTTCAACTACTTAGGCATATTTTACATATCAGTCAGAAGAAGGTAGTTTGTTCTGGTTCACAGTCACAAAGGCttatttctgtctgtctttctatatctatctatctatctatctatctatctatctataatgaGTGCgaggtgggagggacagagagagaatctgaagcagatccCACATGGGCTCCATCTTacaggtgagatcatgacctgagctgaaatctagttggatgtgtaaccaactgagccaccctggtgcccctgctgccccattatttaaaaaaaaaaaatattccagggattaatcaaagtaaataaatgaagatgcAATTACCAACATCTTTATTACCTAGTTGTGGCTAAGGTTTTCCTCTTTACCTGTTGTGCTAAAAAATACCAAACAGCTGAGTCTTGTTCACCTAGGGTAACAATCAAGAAACTTTGAGACTGTTGACACCACAatgctttgtttttctgatgGCTGTTTTTAAACTGAGCTGATAATGCCCCAGTTAAAGCCCAGGAAACTCCTTTGTTATGTTAGAAACCTTACAGGAAAGGAAAGCTGAAAGTCAAGAGCGGAAGAGGCAGGAACAGAATGAGGTGGTGGGAAGGGTGTGTGTAACTCTTTGTGTCCACACAGTATAGAAAACCTGACTAACGAAATCCAAGTGGCAGCGTTTAGGTTCTCAGAAACACTTCAAGGTGACTAACCGTGTGTGTGCTAGgacaatttattttctcctaagTAGAAATAGACAGTAATAGGCAAGGAATAGAACATTTTCTGTGGggtcaaagacaaaacaaaaacaaaaagccaacctGGCAGAATGGAGAGGAAAGTGTTGCAGTCTGATCTTACCTTGACCCCAAGCACCTGATAGCCTCGCACCTACACAGAGGCACAGCCAGGATAGATGTGATGCAAACCCCCGACTACTGTTTGCCATAAAAAGTTAGGTCATGATGAACGTTTCCAGGGTTGCCGTCCCACACACTTTCTCGCTTTCACCAAGTTTCACCAGTTCTAAGTTCCATTTATGATTGGCTCACGATTCTCTCTTCACACTGTGCTATTGCACTAGTTTCCCACGTGTCTTCCCTGCGAACCCCAGGGAACGCTGCTAACCAGAAGCTCATCATCAAAGAGGTGAGCTCCCTCTGTGCACATCACCAGGGACAACAAAGCATTtctaacttttcaaaagaaaagagaacacatcTGCAGCATTGAAATAATACGGTATTCAAATCTAGAACCTAAAAATAGTATTTCCAAAGCTAATTCTATTTGTCTTTCTACATGAGATATACAGGGAAATTATTTccatcaggaagaagaaaagtgaaagagtaaatatatttttttttaatatttatctctgagacagagagagagagagagagagagagagagagagagagaatggtggcaggtgcagagagagagggagacagaggatccgaggcgggctctgtgcagagcctgacatggggcttgaactcacaaaccatgagatcatgatctgagcccaagtcagaccctcaaccaactgagccacccaggtgccccgaaaaaatactttttaaaaacataagtggGTTGTTTTTATCAGCTAAACTCCTAATTTGCTGGGGAATGATAGGTCATAAAgacttcccatttttctttttttttttaatttttttttaacggttatttatttttgagacagagagagacagagtatgaatgggggagggtcagagagagagggagacacagaatctgaaacaggctccaggctctgagcggtcagcccagagcccgacacggggctcgaagtcacggaccgcgagatcatgacctgagctgaagtcagatgcttaactgactgagccacccaggcgccccaagacttccCATTTTTCTGCTGGTAGCACCTGGCTGCCTAAAATGTGAACAGATAGCCACCACACAAAACAGGGGTCCCACCTTAACATAAACATTCTGCAAGTTTGAATCTGGCATCCTTTCCCTGTTCCAAGGCTCAGTGTCAGGTTTACACAAATCCCCATACCTCATGAGAACCGTCAAAAgttaagattttctcttctgGTCTGTGAGTGTAAAGCTGTAGGATTATTTCACTCTTAGTTTACAAGTTCCCATTAGTCGCTGCTAATTCCAGATTTCAGACTTTCATTTGTAAAGACTCTGATTTGGTGGGCTAGTGTCCCATGAAAAGGAGGTATTTGCAGAATGACCTCCAAAGGCCAAAGCCACCATAAGACCGAAGAAAAAGGCTGCCAAGTCCAGCTTGACAAGAAATGGTTTATTGAAGGGACTTAGGGACAGACGCGTATCTTGGGAAGCTGCAAGATAAGCAGAGGTTCACAACCCCACCTCCTGTAAAACTGCTTTTTACAGCCCTAGTGGCTGGGGGAATCACCCAGAAGGAAATGTTTAAGCATCGTGGTCCCATCTCCAGAGCATATCAAGGATGTTTTGCCCCAAGGATGTACTTTAAGGTGTGACTGtacaaaaaaaagtgtgtgtgtgtgtgtgtgtgtgtgtgtgtattggcggggggggggggggggaactctgTTCCAGAAGTCTTCGGGTCACACACAGGTCCTCAAGGCAGATCGGTTCAAGATGCCGTTAGGTTCTCACAGCTCGAGCTGAGGGTGTTTGTGAAGAGGTTCTCCAGGCAATTATACAGGCCAGGTCTGAGAACAAGTGACCTGAAagcattctgaaaactataggtTTCTAGCCCTAAGTAAGTTATAAAGAACACTGCATATTACGATGAGTACAGAAAAAGATCAGAGCAGATATACTACGCTTTGAGAAGAATATTGTACATACAGGTTTAAGAATGACTCCCGATGTAAAAGATGATGATTTTGAAGGAAAAGATGATGCTAGAAAGGCATGTGTGCACCTCTCTTGTTGTCAGATAGTTGACTGAATGCTGACGAAAACAATACCAAGCTAGACGCCATTTTAGTGcctatttcttttgttgttgttgttgtttatttttgagagagagaaagagagagcaagcaggcgaggggtagcaagagagggagacactgaatccgaagcaggctccaggctgtgagctgtcagcagagagcccgacgtggggttcgaactcacgaactgtgagatgatgacctgagccacagtcagatgctcatccgagatacccaggtgctccatggcCTGTTTCTAAGTGCCATCACCAACCTCTACACATGAGATTCGTAACACCACAGTATCAATCAAGTGCCAGAAAACATGTTCAGAACAAATTATCATACTAGATATCAGTAGCTAAAAGATCAGAgatttttctggagaaaaaacTTCACACGCTAAGAACTCCATCAgaggggggaaaggaaaagaaaaagaaaaaaaaattaacacagttGCTCATCAGAAGACTGCCCAATATTTTCGAATACATgcaaaaatcaactttattattAACAGCATTGTTTCCTCTTCCAGTCAGTAGGGAGCATTATGTAAAACTGATAATCGGTGATAAGAGACCCATCACTGTAAGGTAATGAAAGTGAATCAGGACTAATCATGCTGTGATTCATTGTTAGGTTGTTCTTAGGGTCTAAAAACTTGGGTATTCTAATTACTGTAAGTATCCAAACACCCATTAGTCCTTTTGGCCTCAATATGTCACTATGGAAATTAATCCCCAAAGTTGCAATGTCTTGAAACACTGAGCAGAAATCCAAGTAtcacttaaaatttaaacatacagaaaatacacacacacacacacacacacacacacattcatgttCAGGGCATATACAAAGCTTAGATTAAAAGATCATCAAAAACGTTTCTGATGTAGAAACCGCAAGTGCTAATTCAGCGCACGTTTATTTTTGCGCTTCTCTTACACACAGAAGGTAGGATACACCAGGCACGTGAGATGAGGACGGTGCGTGATCTCTTcagcctttgtttctttcttctttcaacagAGATGTTGACAGACGAGAAGGATTAGATGCAGTCTACTTTTTCTTCACTCGGCTGAGTTTTTAGAGAATTATAAACCATGAAACTAAACTGAGTAAAGGTTGCAAGTTTACCGCAAGCGGCACCTGGGGCCAAGAAGAGAGAAAGTTATCCGGGTAAACAGAACGCTCGTGAGTACGGCCAATACACACGTAGCTTCCTCGCCTTGCCGGTGGCGGTGGTGAACCCAATGTGAACAGAGCCACGCAGAAGCATGCTTTGTGCACGGACTAGCTGGCGGTCCGTGAGAGAAGGCCATCTCTTTGAACCTCAGAATACAGGCTGATCTGGGACTCTAGGCACGCACGCGGTCATTGCTACCACTACTTTGTTTTCATATCCTTTTCTtggcaaaaaataattttttttaggcaagggcttcacattttatttccctAGCCACTAGGACGTGACCATGATCCATTCCtaatcctcccctcccctttctccctgctCTTTCCTACTTTCCTACTCCCACGCAAAGCGAGACGAGCTCTTTGTTAAGACACTCTGTGTCTAATCCAGTTAGCCTCACTGACGCGGTTCCCTGCTGCCCTACCAGCCACACACCCCTATGGCAATAGGGGGCTtcttccccgccacccccccccccccccgcaaacacCTTGCAGGGGCCTCTTCTAATGCCAATAATTTAAGGAACGAGTCAATTTTAAATTCATCTACCATTATATAATTGTCATTTTTACATCTTGTTAAATCCAACTCTGAGCCTTCTACGGTTTCTTTCTTAACACCGAATCAATCAAACCGacttactttaaatgtaaagccTTCTCCCGCGCCCCCCCATAACATCTATTGACTTTGGTATCTCagcacttaaaaaagaataaggaattcCTCAAACAAGTTTTTCAAATACAGAACTGTGGGAAGGAAAAGATCAAAGAACAATAATAAGCAGCCTAACCTAATAAGTTATATTGATCAGTAAGCTGTATCTCTTCCCCATCTGAAAATGCACTAATGAGAAGCAGCAGTGGTTGATCTTGAAACACTTTGAAACGCTGATAGGCTCATATAGAAAGTTAATGAAGCAAAGGACATGCCTCAAATGCTGTGCAACAATAATTCTGCCAACTTCTTTGGTTTACTAATTAGTAATACATTTTGTATCTTGGAGCCCCAAGAAGGTCTAAATGACTGAGACATTAATataatgaatggaaaagaagcaGGGAAGATAATTTGTCCCTATCGACCTCGAATTAATAAAAGCATCTGACTAGAGTTAGCCCATCTCAGCATGTACTAGAGCTGAAGCTAAACCTGACGTAGGACCAATGTCAAAGATAAGAATTAAGAGCCAAAGAGTAGGTCATAACCACTAGTAGTCAACCAAAGGGGGGGTTTAGGTATATTTAAGGACTCTGGGGGTCTTGACGGATCAACAATTAACATTTACCTGGTGCCTGCCCAATACGGTCCCTGTTTCCATTGTATTGCAGCAAAAATACACCAGAGTATTTTTTAGCGTATGTTTGCAACAACATTTACAAGTTCACACAAATACGAATTCCACATAAAACTTACCATAACTTCCGGTCACGTTGGCACATATCACAGCCCCAAAGAAGTTTGGAAAATACTTCTGAATTCTTGAAACCACTTTCCGGCAAGCTACGGTCGGATCTTCTCCTCCTCTCATATACTCTACAGCCTGGTAGCTGGTTTAAACAGAGGCGAAACTTAAGCATCACAGAACAAAGTCCAAGGGTGTTAACGCGAAGTTAAGACACCTAAAACCATCCGAGCTGTCACATGTGTGATGAAATACATACAGAGAAGTTGGTAGCACCTGTGAAAGCATCAACACGAAAGGAAGTAAACCTTGACCCCATGTCTGTCTTTTCAGCTAATCTGTCCCTCAATTTCAGATGAGGACTATTATCTTCGGCTCTGGCTGAGTAACTGCTACCCAGTAACAACAGCcagaagtgataaaaaaaaaaaaaaaaaaaaaagaaaagaagagaggttCTATTTAAACAGGAAACGGGGCTACAATCAGTGGGGGAAGTACTGGGCATGTGCAAAACATCCAGTCGTAATGATCATCTTTCAGTAATTAATTGCACACCGTGACTGACTTCCCCGCTTTTATCGCCAATTATCACCCTTCCTTTACTCAGTGGCCttgcataaattatttaaatgcatCATAagtgttctcatctgtgaagtaaAGCAAGAAATATTCTATTTCAGAGGACAATGATTACTTAATTTAAATTATCATCAAAAATGATAGGTGGAGAGTGTGGAGGTAGGATTTCCAAGCAGGGCTGGTACCCACAAAATCAGACTGCGTGGCACAAACCATCACTTTCTGTCTGACAGACAACATCTCCCCTAAGGATCTCCAAGGGTCAGAGACGTGAGGACTCACACTTGGTAGAAAGCGCATCAGGATGTCCCCATCCCCAGTGGCCGCGGCTGCTCCTGCGGTATCATCGGCATAGGCACCAGCTCCAGGTATCGGTGAATCTCCGACTCGACTGTGTGAGGGCACAGCACAGTGATTTAGGACAGGAGACCAAGAGTGAATCCACACACTGTTTATGGGAGGTTTTCCACAATGGGGGATGTTTCTAATTCGCCACTCAGGGTCGTTTTAAGTAATTCTTCATCAGAACACACAGATCaaagatttcattagtttttcagCTAGGTTTCCATAAACGAATTATGTAAGAATTGGATACCAGTTGGTTATATATCAGGACGGCACAGATTTACAGTGACTGTTCAATATTACTATCCTTTATCATCAGATTTCTGGATTATCTCAATAGGTTCAAACTGGTTTTCCTCACCTATAATCTACTCCTGCTTTCTATCTGATGTGCCAAAATTTTACCAAGGTTTTTCCTTGTAATAAACCTTCAGTgtttttctgctattttaaaacaaaatccagaaatcTTTAAAGTGACTCAGGACTCTCTGAAATCTGGCTCCGGTCCTCCTCCCAGGTACCCGACATTCATGCTATTTCTCTCCCCTCCAGGGGGAGCCCTGAACTCGAGCGTGTACTACTCAagctcccttcccctcctgagGCTCAGGCTCAGTCCCCAGAATCTCTCTGCTGGTCTCCCCAACTGCTGCCCGGCTTACTCAGGCACCACTCCCTCCCTGAGCTCCGCATCGCTAGCTGTGACGCCCACTCCTGTGGCACTTGGCACGTACTAATTTATTTTCGTTCACATTTACTTATCTCAGCTGTGAGGGTAGGGTTGTGCTTTATGTTTTGCATCTCCCATTAGCACCTTGCACATATTGGTTtacactcaatacatatttgcgAGATCTGTTCTTTTCGAAACACTAACccatgtattttgaattttataccaTTTGTAGAGGTACCAGCAGCAGTACGCCCCATCTTATGGACTACAACCATGcctagaagttaaaaaaaaaaaatcattgcatcACTCTGAGGTTTTACCTcaagtataaagaaataattgaacTGTTGGTAATATAAATATCCTCATTCATTAATTTCAGGTAGAAGAAAATAGGAAGCTCAGGAATACTGAAACTTATACTGGCTGTGTCATTTGTACTGTTTCAGAACCCAGTGTCAGCATCATTTGGTAGACTTTCCATATCCTTACTCTTCAAGTTACTCAGTTACCTTTCAAAGGTAATtccaaaaaaaatcactgatataGAATAAGGGAAATTTTCAACATTATAGCTCAGATATGGCAAAcaacataaaattattaaagaactAACTACACatcaaataggggcacctgactggctcagtcggaagaacatgtgactcttgatccaaAGGTCctgatttcgagccccatgttgggtaaagagattacttaagtaaatgaataaataaaaactacaaaaaaaacccaccaaatatcaaataaagatttaaatatctACAAGTGGATAATCACTAGATTTTAGGAGCCCTGTATAGAAGTAATTTACCAAAATGTAATAGATGTGATGAAAGAATGTGTGTGCACGCTTATTTAGCAgttaaaacagtttaaaatcaCCATCTGGCACTGTAAATAGGGGATAAAGAGTTAAGAACTACAGGAAGGCAATTAAAAATGGCCAAACTTTGGGGCACCTTAGGGGCTCGTCaggtaagcctccaactcttgatttcagctcaggtcatgagcccagggtcgtgggatcgagacctgcattgggctccgagctgagtgtggggcctgcttaaattcttttttttttttttttttaaattctttatctctatccctctgcctcctccccagctctctctctctaaagtaaaatttaaaaaaaaaatggctgaaactTTAACcataaaagttatataaaagGCAATTACCAATTGTATCATGACTGTAATTATCTCCTGTTTCTTTATAGGTAGGGACCATCTTGCTTTAAGATACTAGGTGGTTTGTAAGGTCCACAGTATTTTGAAGCACTCTGGCACAACATTCTGCAAACAagatttaagttttatttttt
Coding sequences within:
- the AGA gene encoding LOW QUALITY PROTEIN: N(4)-(beta-N-acetylglucosaminyl)-L-asparaginase (The sequence of the model RefSeq protein was modified relative to this genomic sequence to represent the inferred CDS: inserted 2 bases in 2 codons; deleted 1 base in 1 codon) yields the protein MARKWSLLLLLVPLLLGPGLARSSSPLPLVLNTWPFRNATEAAWRTLASGGSPLDAVEQGCAVCEREQCDGTVGFGGSPDELGETTLDAMIMDGTTMNVGAVGGLRRIKNAIGXARKVLEHTAHTXLVGESALSFAESMGFISEDLSTNTSRALHSDWLARNCQPITGGMLCQSASKYCGPYKPPSILKQDVPTYKETGDNYSHDTIGMVVVHKMGRTAAGTSTNGIKFKIHGRVGDSPIPGAGAYADDTAGAAAATGDGDILMRFLPSYQAVEYMRGGEDPTVACRKVVSRIQKYFPNFFGAVICANVTGSYGAACGKLATFTQFSFMVYNSLKTQPSEEKVDCI